The Mercurialis annua linkage group LG8, ddMerAnnu1.2, whole genome shotgun sequence genome window below encodes:
- the LOC126661002 gene encoding zinc finger A20 and AN1 domain-containing stress-associated protein 5: MAQKTEKEETEFKVPETLTLCVNNCGVTGNPATNNMCQKCFNATTSTTAAVSAIPKLSDSGILNISPRSSISRTIIRDPEPETSQKAETTSDRDNNDLFLARREVNRCSGCRKRVGLTGFRCRCGELFCWEHRYSDRHDCSYDYKTVGREAIARENPVVKAAKIVRV, translated from the coding sequence ATGGCCCAGAAAACCGAGAAAGAAGAGACGGAGTTTAAAGTGCCGGAAACCCTAACGTTATGCGTTAATAACTGTGGTGTTACCGGTAATCCTGCCACCAATAATATGTGTCAGAAATGTTTTAACGCCACCACGTCAACCACCGCCGCCGTCTCAGCAATTCCTAAGCTATCAGACTCCGGGATCTTGAATATTTCGCCTAGATCTAGTATATCTCGGACGATTATTCGAGATCCGGAGCCGGAGACGAGTCAAAAGGCGGAAACGACGTCGGATCGGGATAATAACGACCTATTTCTGGCGAGGAGAGAGGTGAACCGGTGTTCGGGTTGTAGGAAACGGGTCGGGTTGACCGGATTCCGGTGTCGGTGCGGTGAGCTGTTTTGTTGGGAACATCGGTACTCCGATCGGCATGATTGTAGCTACGATTACAAAACCGTTGGAAGAGAAGCGATTGCTAGAGAGAATCCCGTCGTTAAAGCTGCTAAAATTGTTAGAGTttga